In Penaeus vannamei isolate JL-2024 chromosome 4, ASM4276789v1, whole genome shotgun sequence, a single window of DNA contains:
- the LOC113817978 gene encoding pro-resilin-like, producing MAFKVFALAALVVVAIARPDSPPTYGYSAPTPSYAPAKYDFNYAVNDPASGNDFGHQEARDGDHTQGSYYVLLPDGRLQKVTYTVNGDSGYVADVTYEGEAQYPQATYGPPQPSYKPPTNSYA from the exons ATGGCGTTCAAG GTATTTGCACTGGCCGCCCTTGTGGTCGTCGCCATCGCCCGTCCAGATAGCCCGCCTACTTATGGCTACTCTGCTCCCACACCCTCTTATGCAcccgccaagtacgacttcaactacgccgtcaacgacccagcatctggcaacgacttcggacaccaggaagcccgtgatggcgaccacacacagggatcctactacgtccttcttcccgacggtcgtctgcagaaggtcacctacaCCGTCAACGGAGACTCCGGTTACGTGGCTGATGTGACCTACGAGGGTGAAGCCCAGTACCCACAAGCCACTTATGGGCCTCCTCAACCCTCCTACAAACCACCCACCAATTCTTATGCTTAA
- the LOC113817960 gene encoding pro-resilin-like codes for MVFKAFVLAALVVVAIARPDSPPTYGYSAPTPSYAPAKYDFNYAVNDPPSGNDFGHQEARDGDHTQGSYYVLLPDGRLQKVAYTVNGDSGYVADVTYEGEAQYPQATYGPPQPSYKPPTPSYA; via the exons ATGGTATTCAAG GCATTTGTTCTGGCCGCCCTTGTGGTCGTCGCCATCGCCCGTCCAGATAGCCCGCCTACCTATGGCTACTctgctcccactccctcttacGCACCCgcaaagtacgacttcaactacgccgtcaacgacccaccatctggcaacgacttcggacaccaggaagcccgtgatggcgaccacacacagggatcctactacgtcctccttcccgacggtcgtctgcagaaggtcgcctacactgtcaacggAGACTCCGGTTACGTGGCTGATGTGACCTACGAGGGTGAAGCCCAGTACCCACAAGCCACTTATGGGCCTCCTCAACCCTCCTACaaaccacccaccccttcctatgCTTAG